The DNA sequence ATTTGCGCAGCGTGCAAACCCTGCTCGGGCATGCCGACATCGCCACGACGCAGATCTACACGCATGTCCTGACAGACGAACTTGCCGAACTCCTGGAAACCGCACATCCGCTGGCGCAGAGCTGACCGGGCCGCACGAAAGTTCGCTAGGCGCGGCTTCAAGGGATTGATAGAATGTGCGCAAAGGTCGCAGGCGATCCGGGAAAAGTTTCCGGCGCGCGCTGAATCTCTTCTTATATGCAGCTCCCCTTCAACCCCCTATCGAGGCGTGAAAGTGTCCGGTATGAAACGCGTTCTGAGTGCTCTTATTCCCACCATCCTGATCTCCGAGATCATCGCCATCACGCTGATGGCAGCAACTTGGGTGTTGCTGTCCGCCCTTCATGCCAGCACCGGCATGCTGATCGGCGGGGAGATCGTGACCATGCTGGGCGTGGCGGTTCTGGCAGTCATCATTTTCCGGCGGGCCATGCGCATCGACATCGAGGCCGTCCCAGCCGACGATTGATCAGGCAGCGGTCGCCGAGCCGCGCGAAGCGACCCAGAAAGCGTGAATCACGCCGGGCAGCCAGCCGATCAGGGTGAGCAGCACGTTCAGCAGGAATTGCAGACCGATCCCTTCTTTCAGGGCAACGGCCACTGGCGGCAGGAAAATGGTCAGCAGGATCATCAGCAGGGACATGTCGGCATTCCTTGATTGCGATATGGTACTGATTGAATGCGCAGCCTGCGCCGCGGTTCCATGCTGCACCGGAGTCTCATTGCCGGAAGAATTTTGCCGCGCCGGTTGACGCTGCGGGCGGGCACCGCCTAGACCAGCGATCAGGGCGTTTCAATCAAGTGTAGTACAGACCGCATCGGGTGAGGTGGGCGGCCGTGTATGCGGAGTTCATCGTGTCAGCCATATTCACCCCTTCCGCAGACAAGGAATTCTTCACGCCGTTCGGGCCGATGCTGGGCTATGTCCGCATGCCGCCGAATCTCGTCGAATACCTGAACGCATCCATGAGCGAACAGCTGGAGGATCATTCCGCGAGCCTTGTGGGGAAGGTCCGCCAGGAATTGCTGTTTCCGAAACCGCTGGTCGATGCGGCTGCCGGTGCGCTCGGCAATGCGCTGATCGAATATCATATCCGGGCCAGTCATCGCGGCACATTTGGCGACTATGACCATACGGCCAAACGTTATGAGCTGAACATCATGGCGGGCTGGTTCGTGCGACAGTTCGAAAATGAGTACAACCCGCTGCACATCCATACCGGTTGCGCCCTGTCCTGTGTCGGGTATCTGCGCCTGCCCGAAGGCATTGATGATGAATGGGCGGAAGACGACAAGGACCATCATCCGACCCATGGACACCTTCAGTTCGCCCATGGCACGGATTCCCACTATTCGGTCTCGAACTTCATGATCCGGCCGCGCGTCGGTGATTTCTACATCTTCCCCTCCTACATGTTTCACAGCGTGTATCCGTTCAAAACGCCGGGGGAACGCCGATCATTCAGCATGAACCTGTCAGTCGTGGAATCGGAGGCATGAGCCTTTCTGACTGATTGACGCGCTGGGCCCGCCCTCTATGTTGCGCCGCAACAAGGAGGAACGCATGAGCACCAAGACCCCGAGAGACTTCTTCAAGCCGCTGGCCATCGGCGCCCCCGCCCCGATGCGCGACCTGCCGGTGCGGCTGGAGCGGATGATCCATTTCGTCCCGCCGCATCTGGACAAGGTGCGCGCCAAGGTGCCGCAAATGGCCGGAGGCGTGGACGTCATGCTGGCCAATCTGGAAGACGCCATTCCGGCTGATGCCAAGGATGCTGCCCGTGCCGGCGCCATCGAGATGGCGTCCATGTATGACTGGCAGGGTCAGGGAACCGGCTTCTGGAGCCGCGTGAATCCGCTGAACTCCCCCTGGTTTCAGGAAGATGTCAGCGAGCTGGTCCTGAAGGCCGGCCACCAGCTGGACGTCATCATGCTGCCCAAGGTCGAGGGACCGTGGGACATCCATTTCGCTGACCAGTATGTTGCTCAGCTGGAAGCGAAAGCCGGCCTGACCCGCCCGATCCTGTTCCACGCCATCCTCGAGACGGCGCAGGGCATGGCGCGGGTTGAAGAGATCGCGCTGGCCAGCCCGCGCATGCAGGGCATCAGCCTCGGACCGGCCGACCTGGCTGCCGACCGCAAGATGAAGACCACGCGTGTGGGCGGGGGACACCCCTTCTACCGGGTGATCGACGATCCAAACGAAGACGGCAGCGCGCGCGCCTCTGCGCAACAGGATCCTTGGCACTATACGATCGCACGCATGGTCGACGCATGTCGGATGGCAGGCATCAACGCATTTTATGGCCCGTTCGGCGACATCGCCGATCTCGAAGCCTGTGAGCAGCAATTCCGCAATGCCTTCCTGCTGGGCTGCTCCGGGACATGGAGCCTGCATCCGAACCAGATTGCCATCGCGAAGAAGGTGTTCAGCCCGGATCCCGGCGAAGTCAAATTCGCCCGCAAGATCCTCGCCGCCATGCCCGACGGGTCCGGCGTCGCCATGATTGACGGCAAGATGCAGGATGATGCGACCTGGAAACAGGCCAAGGTGATCTCCGATCTGGCGGATCTCGTGGCCAGCAAGGATCCGGACCTGGCCGCAGCCTACGAGGCGTAATTCCGCTTCACCTGCGGGTTTCGCGTGTTAGGGTCTCCCCGGAAGAGGGAGTGAATGACATGCGAACACCCGTTACGGCGCTGCTGTGCCTGAGCCTGGCGGCCCTGCCCGCGCTGGCGGACGAGGTCTGGACCACGCCGATCGGCGATGTGGTCTATGAAGACGAAACCGATGATGGCTGGGCCGTCTGGTCCTATCCCGGGCTCGATGCGCGCGGCACGGTGTATCTGAAGGATCTGGCCGGCGTTTATGAAGGCCGGGGTGCCTATGCCGGCATCTGGGTCGAACCCGAGAGCCCCGGGATAGAGTTGTGCGACGTGGCGGTTACAAATCCGGCAACGGGAGAGTCCCACTACAATTGGGGCCGGGTCGATATCGTGTTCACCGAGCCGGACTTTCCCGGCGGCTGGGTTGCCCTTCGAGGCAACTGCTTCAACGATCCCAGCGACTATCTGATCGGCAAACCGGTCACGGCAATGACAGAACAGGAACAATAGGATGGCGGAACATCTGATACCAATGACGGGACACAGCCCGAACCTGCAGCGCTGGATCGACTGGATGAATGGTGACCATGCGCCCGACGGCCTGGCGCGGCAGCTGTCCGATGATGTCGTGTTCAAGAGCCCGGTGGTGCACACGCCGCAGGAAGGCAAGGCCATCACCCTGGCGTATCTGACGGCGGCGGGCGCGACGCTGGGCGGAGACACGTTCCGCTATACCCGCGTGTTTGACTGCGGCGACCAGGCGGTGCTCGAGTTCGAGTGCGTGATGGATGGCATTCTGGTCAATGGCGTGGACATGATCGCCTGGAACGCGGACGGCAAGATCGAGGACTTCAAGGTCATGGTCCGTCCCCTGAAGGGCATGCAGGCCGTGCACGCCGCCATGGGCGCAATGCTCGAGAAGATGAAACAGGGCGCCTGACGGCCGGATACCATGTCCATCCCCGTCATTCTCACCGACCGGTTGGCATTGTGCGCACCGGAAGTCCGCCATTTCGAGTCTTCCGCCGCGATGTGGGGATCGCCCGAAGTGACCCGGCACATAGGCGGCCAGCCCCGGGCCCGCCAGGACGTCTGGTTCACCCTGTGCCGCAATCGCGGCATGTGGGATTTGCTGGGCTATGGATCCTGGACGATCGAGGACCGCAAAACAGGTGCGTTTCTCGGCGAGGGTGGCTTTGCGGACTTTCAGCGCGGCATGACGCCTGACCTGTCGCAATGGCCCGAAGCCGGATGGGTCTTCGTGGAATCCGCCTGGGGGCAGGGTTATGCCAGCGAAGCTGTCAGTGCCATGCATGACTGGCTGGATGAAGTTCGGCCCGGTCCGAGTGTCTGCATCATCGACCCCGGCAATCTGGGATCCCGCAAGGTGGCGGAGAAATGCGGATACGCATTCTGGCAGGAATCATCCTATCGCGACGCCGCCGTGAATGTATTTCGCCGGCGGGCCGACGCCTAACCCGTCTTGAGACGGACGGATTGCGTCTTGCTGCTCCAGCCACGGATGAAATCCATGAATGCATCGTGGGGAAGGCCGGAACTGTACAGGAAGCCCTGAGCCATCGAGCATCCGCGACGCCGGAGGAAGTCGGCCTGACGCTCGGTTTCGACGCCCTCGGCCACAGTCTTGAGGTTCAGAGTCTCGGCCATGGCCAGGATCATCTCGATGATGGCCGGCGCCTGCTCGTCGGATTCCAGGGCAGACACGAATTGCCGGTCGATCTTGAAGACATCGAACGGCAGCTGGGTGAGAATGGACAGGTTCGAGTGGCCTGTCCCGAAATCATCGATGGCCAGTTTCGTGCCGAGGCTGCGCAGCGGACGCATCACCCGCGCCACCTTTTCCGGTTCGGACACCGCCATGCTTTCCGTGATTTCCAGCTCGAGCCGGTTCGGCGGGAGGCCGGTGCGCTTGAGAATGGCCAGCACGGTTTCTGTCAAATCGGTGGCCTGGAACTGACGCGGGGAGACATTGACGGCGACGGTGGCGTTGAAGCCTTCCTGCATCCAGATGCGGGCCGATTCGCATGCCGCTTCCAGGACCTGCTCGCCGATCTGGGTGACTAGGCCGGTTTCCTCTGCAAGTGGAATGAACGTGTTTGGAGATATGATCTTTCCATTCGGGCGAATCCAGCGGGCGAGGGCTTCGGCGCCAACAACTTCGCCCGTGTTGAAATCGATTTTCGGCTGGAAATGGGTCTTGAATTCGCGATTGGCGACGGCGTCTCGCAATTCTGCTTCCAGCATGTACTTGCCGCGGGCGACGCGGTTGAGACGCGGGGAAAAATACCGAAAGCCCGACCCCGTATCGGTGCGGACCTGGCGCAGCGCCAGTTCTGCATGCCGAAAGAGTTTCTGCATCGTGTCGGCGTCTTCCGGCGCGATCACGATACCGCCGGAAATCCCGAGCGTGACCGACTGGCCCGCAACGATGAACGGATCGGCAAAGGCGAGCCGGATGGCCCGGGCAACATTCGAGACATAGTCGCGGCTGACGGCGATGGGCAGGTAGAGGGCAAAACTGTCCGCCTGCATCGCGGCCAGCATGGATTCCTTGAGCCCGTTGCGCACCGGGCCTTCAAGCGAATTCAGCGCTGCCGACATGCGCTGGCCACAGGCCTTCAGCAGGGCTTCGCTGGACAGGGCGCCAAGGCGTTCGGAGGCCCGGGTGAAATTGTCCAAGTCCAGAACGATGAGGGCGGCAGGCGCCTCATACCGGGCCCGCGGCAGGGTCTGGGTGATATGTTCCTCGAGCGCGATGAGGTTCGGCATGCCGGTGCGCGGATCCTCATAAGCCGTGCGCCGCAGGGCCTCATTGTCCCGGCGCAGCTTGCCGACGGATCGGATCACAACGGACCGCAGCCGCCGCAATTCGACGAAGGACACGGTCGACAGGCGGGCCGAGGAATCCGACTGGGCCACTTCGAGATAGCGCGTGAAATTGACGAGCACGTTCTGGAATTCGCGGGCAAACACCCAGGCGGCGGCGGCGGCAACGGCCGAGGATGCGGTCATGAGCAGCAGGATTGCCCAGATCGGCAGGGACATGTCGGTCCAGGCCTTGCCCTCGACCAGGGCGCCATAGGCCTGTTCGATGGTCCACACGCCGATAAAGATGATGATGGTTGCAGCCGCAGCAGACCAGGCCGCAAAGCCCGGAATGGTCATGCGCCCGAGAAGCCGGGAGATGAAACTCTGCTTGTCCACGCTCAGACTAACCTCACCACGTCACCACAATTGCGTGCCGGTAACCATGTTTCGGGAATATGTTTAGGAATCAGTGAACAAAACGCGCTAGCTGTGGCTCTCCTGCTGCACTATATGGACCCGCATGAGCACCAATCGCACCGCCACCGTGACCCGGACCACCAAGGAGACCGACATTTCGGTCACCCTCGACCTGGATGGCACCGGCAAATCCGACATCGAGACCGGGATCGGCTTCTTCGACCACATGCTGGAGAGTTTCGCCAAGCATTCGGCCATTGACCTGACGGTGCGGTGCAAGGGCGACCTGCATATCGACATGCACCACAGCGTCGAGGACACCGGCATCGTGATCGGCCAGGCCATCCTAAAGGCGCTGGACGATTTTGCCGGCATCACCCGCTTCGGCCATGCCTATGTGCCGATGGACGAGACGCTGTCGCGGGCCGCGCTGGATTTGTGCAAGCGGCCCTACCTGATCTGGAAAGTCCATTTCAGCCGCGACAAGATCGGCGAGATGGACACCGAACTCTTCAAGGAGTTCTTCCACGCCCTGGCGGGCAATGGCGGCATGTGCCTGCACATCGAAAATCTCTATGGCGAGAACTGCCACCACATCGCCGAGAGCTGTTTCAAGGCGACGGCCCGGGCACTGCGCGCGGCGATTGCGGTTGACCCGAAACTGGGCGGCAAGCCGGCGAGCACCAAGGGCAGCCTGTAGTCTTCCCCTCCCCTATTTCCGGTAGTCGAGCGGCGGATCGCGGTCGCCGAGCAGGGATTTGTACTCATAGTCCGGGCCGCGGGCCTCATCGAATTCGGCGCGGGCGGTCTGGCGCAGCTTTTCATTGGTGAACAATTCCACCGCCGCCAGCGTGATCGTTTCAGCGGCGACCTGTGTGCCCTTGTGGCCGATGGACGTGCCGCTGGCAGCGACCGCCTGCCAGGAATGGGCCGGCGTGCCCGGCACCCAGGTGGCCGTGCGCAGGCCAACCGTCGGCACGGCGTAGGAGACATCGCCGACATCGGTCGAACCATAGCCGAGCGAGACCTCGAAGGGCTGGATC is a window from the Hyphomonas sp. genome containing:
- a CDS encoding CoA ester lyase is translated as MSTKTPRDFFKPLAIGAPAPMRDLPVRLERMIHFVPPHLDKVRAKVPQMAGGVDVMLANLEDAIPADAKDAARAGAIEMASMYDWQGQGTGFWSRVNPLNSPWFQEDVSELVLKAGHQLDVIMLPKVEGPWDIHFADQYVAQLEAKAGLTRPILFHAILETAQGMARVEEIALASPRMQGISLGPADLAADRKMKTTRVGGGHPFYRVIDDPNEDGSARASAQQDPWHYTIARMVDACRMAGINAFYGPFGDIADLEACEQQFRNAFLLGCSGTWSLHPNQIAIAKKVFSPDPGEVKFARKILAAMPDGSGVAMIDGKMQDDATWKQAKVISDLADLVASKDPDLAAAYEA
- a CDS encoding bifunctional diguanylate cyclase/phosphodiesterase, which produces MDKQSFISRLLGRMTIPGFAAWSAAAATIIIFIGVWTIEQAYGALVEGKAWTDMSLPIWAILLLMTASSAVAAAAAWVFAREFQNVLVNFTRYLEVAQSDSSARLSTVSFVELRRLRSVVIRSVGKLRRDNEALRRTAYEDPRTGMPNLIALEEHITQTLPRARYEAPAALIVLDLDNFTRASERLGALSSEALLKACGQRMSAALNSLEGPVRNGLKESMLAAMQADSFALYLPIAVSRDYVSNVARAIRLAFADPFIVAGQSVTLGISGGIVIAPEDADTMQKLFRHAELALRQVRTDTGSGFRYFSPRLNRVARGKYMLEAELRDAVANREFKTHFQPKIDFNTGEVVGAEALARWIRPNGKIISPNTFIPLAEETGLVTQIGEQVLEAACESARIWMQEGFNATVAVNVSPRQFQATDLTETVLAILKRTGLPPNRLELEITESMAVSEPEKVARVMRPLRSLGTKLAIDDFGTGHSNLSILTQLPFDVFKIDRQFVSALESDEQAPAIIEMILAMAETLNLKTVAEGVETERQADFLRRRGCSMAQGFLYSSGLPHDAFMDFIRGWSSKTQSVRLKTG
- a CDS encoding nuclear transport factor 2 family protein, translating into MAEHLIPMTGHSPNLQRWIDWMNGDHAPDGLARQLSDDVVFKSPVVHTPQEGKAITLAYLTAAGATLGGDTFRYTRVFDCGDQAVLEFECVMDGILVNGVDMIAWNADGKIEDFKVMVRPLKGMQAVHAAMGAMLEKMKQGA
- a CDS encoding YqaE/Pmp3 family membrane protein, which codes for MSLLMILLTIFLPPVAVALKEGIGLQFLLNVLLTLIGWLPGVIHAFWVASRGSATAA
- the hisB gene encoding imidazoleglycerol-phosphate dehydratase HisB; protein product: MSTNRTATVTRTTKETDISVTLDLDGTGKSDIETGIGFFDHMLESFAKHSAIDLTVRCKGDLHIDMHHSVEDTGIVIGQAILKALDDFAGITRFGHAYVPMDETLSRAALDLCKRPYLIWKVHFSRDKIGEMDTELFKEFFHALAGNGGMCLHIENLYGENCHHIAESCFKATARALRAAIAVDPKLGGKPASTKGSL
- a CDS encoding GNAT family N-acetyltransferase yields the protein MSIPVILTDRLALCAPEVRHFESSAAMWGSPEVTRHIGGQPRARQDVWFTLCRNRGMWDLLGYGSWTIEDRKTGAFLGEGGFADFQRGMTPDLSQWPEAGWVFVESAWGQGYASEAVSAMHDWLDEVRPGPSVCIIDPGNLGSRKVAEKCGYAFWQESSYRDAAVNVFRRRADA
- a CDS encoding putative 2OG-Fe(II) oxygenase, producing the protein MSAIFTPSADKEFFTPFGPMLGYVRMPPNLVEYLNASMSEQLEDHSASLVGKVRQELLFPKPLVDAAAGALGNALIEYHIRASHRGTFGDYDHTAKRYELNIMAGWFVRQFENEYNPLHIHTGCALSCVGYLRLPEGIDDEWAEDDKDHHPTHGHLQFAHGTDSHYSVSNFMIRPRVGDFYIFPSYMFHSVYPFKTPGERRSFSMNLSVVESEA